The Gammaproteobacteria bacterium DNA window AATTCACTAAAAAACTATTCTACCTACCACTTCAACATCGTTTTTAAGGGAACGAGCGACCACTGCTTCCCCACTCGACGCATTAATCCCTGTTAATGCAAGAATATTTTCTGGGTGCGTCATCAATACTAAAGCATTTGACCCACTCCAATTCAAAATAATCTCTTTTAATTTTCTAGTATAAAACGCCTCATGTTCAGGACGCAGACGAAATGAATCAATCGATGATTCCATAAAGCTAATCCCTGGAAATGCCAAAAAGGCCGTTTCTCTTGTGCGACACCAACTAGAATGCAACACAATTCCAACTTCAACACCGTGCTCACGAAATCGCTTACCAATTCTTTTTGCTTGATTACGCCCTGTTTCAGAAAGATTAACTTGTGTCTTACAATCACCTAAGCGAAATTTATAAGGGTCATCCTCACCTTTTACATGCGCATGCGACATCAATGCCACCGCGCCACCATCAAGTGCTTGCCATGCCTGCGGCTCTAGGACTATACGGTTATACAGCACTGAATTTAAATACGCGGCGCCAAAAAAAAATAATACAAGCAACAAAATTAGCACTTGCCTTATAAAACTATCGGCGAAAAGATTTTCTCGCACAAATACCTCCCTTAGAAAGTACCTACTTAGCTTACCTTAGATATCGACAGTAACGCTAATTTCTAGAGTTATTTGTGAACCAATGAACAGAAAAAAACAAACGCTATAACTCTATCCTTTACGCGTTATCAATTATTTTTATCTTTATTCATCATCAGATTTGCGACACCAACCATCATCAATGCTACACCAAATACTAGAGACACACTAAATGGTTCACCTAATAAGTAAATCGCTAGTGCAATAGTAATAATTGGTCCCAACATGCCTACAATCCCTGACTGAGTTGCACCTATGCGGTTTAATGCCTCCACCATCAGAAAACTAGGAATGACAGTACTTAATACAACCAAC harbors:
- a CDS encoding histidine phosphatase family protein translates to MRENLFADSFIRQVLILLLVLFFFGAAYLNSVLYNRIVLEPQAWQALDGGAVALMSHAHVKGEDDPYKFRLGDCKTQVNLSETGRNQAKRIGKRFREHGVEVGIVLHSSWCRTRETAFLAFPGISFMESSIDSFRLRPEHEAFYTRKLKEIILNWSGSNALVLMTHPENILALTGINASSGEAVVARSLKNDVEVVGRIVF